The Verrucomicrobium spinosum DSM 4136 = JCM 18804 DNA segment TACTGCGGGCGCGGCAGCTTCTTTGGATTTGCATGTCTACCCCACGGTCATCTCTGCTACCCCCAACCCGCTAATCGCTGAGGTGGCGTTAGACTCAGTCTCGCCCCGCACAGTGACGCTTACCAACCGCGGAACGCAGTCATTGGATTTCAACGTTGCAACCATCAACACCAACGCCTTCGACGGTGCCAACTATCATTGGAAAGATTCGGACATGGCGAATGGACCGGTCTATGTTTGGAATGACATAAGCAGCAGCGGCTCTCTCCTTGCGTCTGTTTCAGAGGCAGATGATGCATTTGAGGAAGCTGCATTGAGCTTTTCCTTCCCGTTTTACGGCCAAACTTTTACCCGCATATTTGTGGGCTCGAACGGCTACGTCACTCTGGGTGAGGGTTCTGATGAATACGCAAACGCGTCCCTGCCCAGTGAAGGGATGCCGGGAGGGCTTATCGCGGCATTATTTGACGATCTCTCTCCGCGAGCTGGTGGCGATATCTTCTTCCAGGACTTCGGGGATCATGCCGTGGTGCAGTTTCAGAACGTTTCATTCTACGGAGGAGGAGGTGCAGCGACGTTTCAGATCGTTCTCTGGTCTAACGGCGACATTTTCTTCTACTACAAACAGCTCTCGGGAACCCTCTCCAGTAGCACTGTCGGTTTGCAGAACCCTGCGATGGATATCGGAACCTTGGTTGCATTCAATGAGGTCTATTTGAAAGATGAGCTGGCCGTCAGGATCAACTCGATCACGCCCTGGCTGAGCGTCTCGCCTGCCAGCGGCGCAATCGCCGCTGGGCAATCCGTAGAGCTCACCGCGACATTTCAGGCACCCCAGTATCTTGCGGGGTCTCCCTGGGAGGGCACAATACTCGTGGACCACGATCTCCCAGGCGCGGAACCACTTGAACTTCCTGTAAAGCTGATCGTCAACCCGCTCCCGGAGGTGGCATTCACAGCCCCGAGATATCGTAAAAACATCACAGAAGGGCAACCCGTTACCCTGGTAGCGCAGGCATCGGACAACAGTGGCCAAATTGACCAGGTGGAATTCTTTGCCGGAACTGCATCACTCCAGACCTTCCACCAGGCCCCCTATGAATGGACCTGGTCAACTCCGCCCTTGGGAAATCATGCTATGACGGTGAAAGCCACCGATGGGTTGGGAGCCGTGGGGATTTCGCCACAAGTGCTGCTCTCCGTTCAAGTCGATAGCGATGGAGATGGCCTTGGTGATGATTGGGAACTCCAATATTATGGAAGCCTTGATGAAGGCCCCACCGAGAACAATGATGATGATGGAGCATCCGCCTTGGAAGAATTTGAGCATGGATCTGACCCAGGGCTGAAGGATACAGATGGAGATGGAATTCCCGATGGCTACGAAATCACCCACGGTCTCGATGTGCGAAGGAATGACGCTGATGGTGACATTGATGGCGACCTCTTCAGCAACATCGAGGAATTTCTGGCTGGCACCCTTGACTCAAATCCCAGTTCGACCCCTTTCAAAGTGCTCTACAGTCGCCCTGTGGATGGGGAAACCAATGTGACTCTGGACAAGGTACTCGTTTTAGGGTTTGATCGTTCCCTCCCCATGTCGCTTGGAGCTTCAATCGTTTCTGTTGAGCTCGTTCACCTGGGAAGCGGCCAGCCAGTTAGGATGACCCGGCAGTGGATGAGCGACCACCGCACCTTCGCTATACTGCCTTCAAGCGATCTCGAGGCCGGTCAGGTCTACGAAATCAAAGTGCAGAGCGATTCTTCCTCGGGGTTCTTCTGCGTTCCTTACCGGATCGTTTTTGAAACGGAACCGGTCTCCAGCCCTGCAAGCAAGCCCTATGTGATGAGCACGAACCCGGGCGCGGGTAGTGTCCATGTATCACCCAGCATCGTGATTTCCACTTGGTGGAGCGAACCGCTGGATGAATCTACGGTCAACACCACGGCGTTTGCCCTGGCGGGCCCCGACAGCAACCCGGTGCCATTCAGCGTTGCTTATGACCCCTACTGGTATTGCGTGAAACTCACGCCACTCACTACCTTGCAGGAAAACACGACCTACACCGCGAGCGTGTTGACCGGGGGCGTTGCCAATTTGCGAGGCCAAACTGCGGCTGTCACCCACCGTTGGTCTTTTACGACCAAGTCTCCGCCACTGGCGGTGCCGGACACAGGGCCTCACGTCATCTCCACCACACCGGGGCACCATTTTGTCAATGTCAGTAGAGATGCGGCCATCCGCGTAGCCTGGAGCGAACCTCTCGACCAATCCACATTGATTGCTGACAACATTCAGCTGATCAATCAGTGGACCGGCGATGTCGTGCCGTTGAACATTACTTATGCTGCTACAGGAAACCTGGTCACGTTGCAGCCCCTGTCGCCGTTGGGTTGGGCAAGCGGCTACCGCCTGGTTTTCGGGGAAGGCGTCAAGAGTGCGAGCGGGGAGGCTTTCGAGCAGGGGGGGGCGTGGGAGCTGGTCTTCCGGACACGTCCCTCAACATATGGTGTTCAAAATTCCGGAGCGACCACCGGCAATGGCAGTCCGGGACCTGGAGGACCTGGTGGCGCAAACAGCGGTTCAGGGGGCGGCACTGGGTCCGGCTCGGGCGGAACAGATGAATCGGGGGGCAATGATCCTGGGGAGGGTGGTGCCGCCGATGGCGGGAAAATATTCGAACTTCCCGTCGGCTGGGGAGATCCCAGCGGGAGCGCTTCGGAAATCTGGGCCCTGTCGGTCGTAGGCCAGGGTCCTGATGACTACTCAACCAGCACGCTGAATAGCAGCGATTTCGGTCAGGTATCCCAGCAGACATTTGCCGTCACCCGCAACAATAAGTATGAGATCACGCTAAAGCATACGAGAACCCGACCGGAGTACATGGAGCAGAACCAATCTTCCGACTACGATTGGCAAGCTCAACTTGAGGGCAACCCACCTACACCCGTTAAGGGACCTGGCGACAATGCCGGACAATCCGGGCAGTATGTGGTTGCGGCGGAACACTGGCTGGTTGACAACACCAATGGATTGCTTGGCACTGTGGATGATAGTTTTGACTCGCAGGATCATTCTACGGGCAAGAAGGCGACGATGGTACCCGTCATAAAGCGGGATGAAGAAGGTGGGACTGTGGAGTGGAAACTGATTGCCGGTGCACTTGCCAAGGTGTTGCCCGGGCAGCGCATGAACCTTAAAGTTGATGTCTCCGATCTGCCTAATGCACCGTCAGTCAACAACTTTCATTGGGCAGTCACTGGTGGTAAGTTTAAAGACTACACTGCCGACGGAAGTCAGGGAGTTAGAACTATGCTCCAGCAAAGTGAGTACGAGCAGCAGGACATACACTATTACTGGTCGCAAACTGGTGTGCAAAAGGTCCAACTGATCTGTGACCTAAATGGTCAGCAACATGTCTTCAAGACACCGATAACCGTGGTAGATCCCGGGTCCACATTGTCTGCGCCCATTGGCACCACGCAGATCACTGGTGGGGGCTACACGATAGTATTGCAAGGCATTAGCTCCGGAATTGCTTTCAACGGAAAGGTCAAGTCCATCGCTACCGAGTTCGGAACTGAAGGTGAATGGACTTATGTCCAAACTTTGAATGAAAAAAGGACGGACACTGCAAGGAATGGAACCGCATTTACTCTTTTGAAGAATAAATTTTGGGGCGAAACAGTTTTGGACACCACTTTCCCTTACCCCAACTCTATCTACGCTACAGGTGAGTCCCGTTCGAGTCATGACACCCCTTCGACGGTGTTTGGCTTGAATCACCAATTAACCACCGTAGAAGATTTGCATGATTTCAAAGTCTATATCATATTCAAACCACCTGGTGAGAATTCAAAATGGGTCCCGCTGAGGAAGGTCGATTGGAGTTGGAACTGGAAAGTGACGGACAAGATCGATGGGGGCGGATGGAAGTTTGACTACAAGAATGAAGCCTCCAGTGAATCGACTCCGACGCACACGCATCCAGAGTGGACGAAGAACTGGAAAGATGACGTCATGATCGTTCAATAGTTTCCCTCTATGTACCGCATCCCAATAATCAAGATCGTAGTGTGCCTTGTTTTTTTGGCGGCATCTTTAATGGCGACAGCTGGTGAGTTTGCCGAGGCGAGGGGCGCAATTGACGATATTGAAATCACCGTAAAATACCGGCCGTCTTATCCGTCATCCAAGAGTGTGGTTCTCGACTACGTGATAGCCAATAACTCGACTGCCGTGATCAAGAGATTTCAGGCAAACGAGACGCTTGATCTTATCGTCAATTTGCTTGATCCTTCCGGGAACCCGATCATTGCCTACAAGGATGAGCCAGGCGTCATCGAACCCGAGGTTTATAAGAGGCTTTACGTTCAGGACATGCTTCCCGGAACGCAATCAACCGGCACCATTGACCTGGCCACCCACTATCCACTGAAAAGCACCGGAATCTATAAATGCACCCTGACAAGGGTCCTTTATAAACAGAATGCGACTATCAAATGGGAGGGAGGGACATCTCCCCCGGGCGATCGTTTCGAGATTCCCACACCCCAATTTTCTTTCGATCTAGAATCCATCGATCCCGATTTTCGATCTCCGTTCTCTTCATTGCTAAAAATGAAAGATGGAGTGATTACGAAGGATGGGGTGCCAGTGAAGGGAGTGAATGTGAATCCGACACCGCCCCCAACCAATCCCCATTCGCCACCCGGATTGAATGAAGCAGAAGAAAGATTGCGGGCGGCAGACACTCCCGCAAGGCCGCCTTACTGGATCATTTTTCTTCTGGTGGCAGGGATAGCCGGCGCTGTGTGGGTGCTGACCAAGAAACGGAACTGACGCTCTCTAGGTGGACCAATGCGAGCCTCACTTGTCCTTGTGATAGGGTTGCCAATTTCTCTGCGCACCAGCGATCCCACGAGGTTCGTTATGCCTGGCTGATCATCCGAAGGCGATCGACTGGTCTAAAGCAGATTATTGTCTTCAATGGGCAGGTGAATTCGGCGGCTACAGACTTCGGCGAAGAGGGAGATTGTACGTCCGAGCGATGTAACTACGAAAGACGCTGTCGTGGAGCCAGGAATGAAAACGCTTCTTCTTTTTACATTAATCATCAACGCTGCTCTGTATTCTCAGGAGCCGGCCACACTGGGGCGAGGTTCGAGTAAAGAATCCACAGAACTGGTGTTGCTGAGCAACTACCTGTCCAAACGTATTGGGGCCGGTAAGGGGGCAACCGCTGCGAATGACCTCAACTGGAACGAGATTTGGAATGTGGATGGGTTCGCTGACATTTGGTCAAAGACCTTTCTGTTGAAGCCATGGGAGCGTTACCGCTTCCTGAAGCAAGGCTACCCGGTGCCACTTGGTTATAGGGACAGAGAGGTGGATGGTATGATTTTTCTCATCAAAACACAGTCATCCCATAGCCCTGCAAAAGCAGCGCCAGAGGCTTGAGTTGGTGATGTTTTGAAGTGCCTTTTGCGAAAGTGATTTCTCAAACGGGGCGGTCCTGCTCCGTTATGCGACGCCTGCTGTCCCATAGACGGGGGGCTCCAGCCCAGGCAGATACACGCTTTGCGGGCTGGCTCGCATCTTCCATGGACCGCCTGCTGTCCCATAGAACGCCAGCAATCTGAGCAGATCCACCCGGCTCCAAGTCACCCCTCGGATCATCGTGAAGAGGCGGGTGAAGCTGTGCGGCCAGCCCGATACTTGTGCCAGGAACCGCAGCAGCACATAGAGCAACAGGGCCGCCCAGAGCTGCCAGCGGATCGCGTTTTTGCTATGTCCCAAAAAATCACAGATGCAGAGCGTTTGCTTGATCTGCTTGAAGAACACTTCAATGCCCCAGCGGCTCTGGTAGAGTTCTCCTACCGTGCTGGCGGCCCATTCTGTCTGGTTGGTGATAAAGGCCATGCGCACTTCCTTGCCGTCAAGCTCCACGAGCATCTCCACCCGGCGCAGCGGGCCGGGATGTTGCGAAAGGCTCCTGGCTCCTTTGAGCACAATGAGGTCATCGCGCAGCACCTTGCCTTGCGGCCGTGCCTGGAGCTTGCGCGTCACCCGGTAGCTCATGTTGTCCTTGGCACGGGTGACCCAGAAGATGCCCCGCCCAGTCAACTCCCAGAGGTGGGCAAAGTTGATGTAAGCCTTGTCAAACAAGGCAATTTCCCCGTCTTTGAGGCTGGCACAAAGCGCGCGGGAGCGCGAGTCATCATGATGAGAGGCTTCTTCGATGATGGCAAAGGCTGGCAGGAAGGTTTGCAGGTGAGACGCAAATGGAGCTTGGCCGCCGCCTTGCGCTGCCGGTGCTTGGCCCCAACTCATACAGTTGGCCACCAGGGCGATGGTGCTGGAGTCGATGGCGTAGATGGCCCGTCTAAACCGCCGGGGCAGTCCTTCATAGCGCAGGCCAAACCCGGGGTGCCGATGCTGGAGATGATCCAACATCTTCCAAAAGAGGGTC contains these protein-coding regions:
- a CDS encoding Ig-like domain-containing protein, encoding MKRLLAFLVALLCAPVLSAPTASDLNEGLQLTQESPGVYNLSWWGRSGWTYFIQQSEDLVNWQYVPVVEAGGGEVISWGFSSTAERQFFRLRLSDAPAGGDPGAADFDGDGMGNAQELAAGGDPLNYYRQGSATVVPVLEVVSGDNQYAPASQFTGSPLVVKVKDLATGVGLVNAPVNFSVAQGGKLALSNQGTPELKDATQLRSDAGGLVQVYYKQPAFPETESSITVTAGAAASLDLHVYPTVISATPNPLIAEVALDSVSPRTVTLTNRGTQSLDFNVATINTNAFDGANYHWKDSDMANGPVYVWNDISSSGSLLASVSEADDAFEEAALSFSFPFYGQTFTRIFVGSNGYVTLGEGSDEYANASLPSEGMPGGLIAALFDDLSPRAGGDIFFQDFGDHAVVQFQNVSFYGGGGAATFQIVLWSNGDIFFYYKQLSGTLSSSTVGLQNPAMDIGTLVAFNEVYLKDELAVRINSITPWLSVSPASGAIAAGQSVELTATFQAPQYLAGSPWEGTILVDHDLPGAEPLELPVKLIVNPLPEVAFTAPRYRKNITEGQPVTLVAQASDNSGQIDQVEFFAGTASLQTFHQAPYEWTWSTPPLGNHAMTVKATDGLGAVGISPQVLLSVQVDSDGDGLGDDWELQYYGSLDEGPTENNDDDGASALEEFEHGSDPGLKDTDGDGIPDGYEITHGLDVRRNDADGDIDGDLFSNIEEFLAGTLDSNPSSTPFKVLYSRPVDGETNVTLDKVLVLGFDRSLPMSLGASIVSVELVHLGSGQPVRMTRQWMSDHRTFAILPSSDLEAGQVYEIKVQSDSSSGFFCVPYRIVFETEPVSSPASKPYVMSTNPGAGSVHVSPSIVISTWWSEPLDESTVNTTAFALAGPDSNPVPFSVAYDPYWYCVKLTPLTTLQENTTYTASVLTGGVANLRGQTAAVTHRWSFTTKSPPLAVPDTGPHVISTTPGHHFVNVSRDAAIRVAWSEPLDQSTLIADNIQLINQWTGDVVPLNITYAATGNLVTLQPLSPLGWASGYRLVFGEGVKSASGEAFEQGGAWELVFRTRPSTYGVQNSGATTGNGSPGPGGPGGANSGSGGGTGSGSGGTDESGGNDPGEGGAADGGKIFELPVGWGDPSGSASEIWALSVVGQGPDDYSTSTLNSSDFGQVSQQTFAVTRNNKYEITLKHTRTRPEYMEQNQSSDYDWQAQLEGNPPTPVKGPGDNAGQSGQYVVAAEHWLVDNTNGLLGTVDDSFDSQDHSTGKKATMVPVIKRDEEGGTVEWKLIAGALAKVLPGQRMNLKVDVSDLPNAPSVNNFHWAVTGGKFKDYTADGSQGVRTMLQQSEYEQQDIHYYWSQTGVQKVQLICDLNGQQHVFKTPITVVDPGSTLSAPIGTTQITGGGYTIVLQGISSGIAFNGKVKSIATEFGTEGEWTYVQTLNEKRTDTARNGTAFTLLKNKFWGETVLDTTFPYPNSIYATGESRSSHDTPSTVFGLNHQLTTVEDLHDFKVYIIFKPPGENSKWVPLRKVDWSWNWKVTDKIDGGGWKFDYKNEASSESTPTHTHPEWTKNWKDDVMIVQ
- a CDS encoding IS4 family transposase, with amino-acid sequence MKFKPAKVIGSVLGQLCKLIPGHLVANLCAQHHHGSQPRTFSSWSHVVSLLYAQLTHSISLNDVCDSLRHHAGALAAIRGATPPARNTLSHANKNRDSDLMETLFWKMLDHLQHRHPGFGLRYEGLPRRFRRAIYAIDSSTIALVANCMSWGQAPAAQGGGQAPFASHLQTFLPAFAIIEEASHHDDSRSRALCASLKDGEIALFDKAYINFAHLWELTGRGIFWVTRAKDNMSYRVTRKLQARPQGKVLRDDLIVLKGARSLSQHPGPLRRVEMLVELDGKEVRMAFITNQTEWAASTVGELYQSRWGIEVFFKQIKQTLCICDFLGHSKNAIRWQLWAALLLYVLLRFLAQVSGWPHSFTRLFTMIRGVTWSRVDLLRLLAFYGTAGGPWKMRASPQSVYLPGLEPPVYGTAGVA